One region of Culex pipiens pallens isolate TS chromosome 2, TS_CPP_V2, whole genome shotgun sequence genomic DNA includes:
- the LOC120414739 gene encoding uncharacterized protein LOC120414739 isoform X1: MVRILGFEVVAKELVKEQLELEVSVVAAQPKRGHKKAMKTTVAPVKDHRETDAASPSKSSSSSSGQTRAQEEQPKRRLLQQFSGRSGPGIRHEDQGERRDGKADRRDGWRSLRLSTR; this comes from the exons ATGGTACGGATACTGGGTTTTGAGGTCGTTGCCAAGGAGTTGGTAAAGGAGCAGCTGGAACTTGAAGTGAGTGTGGTGGCGGCGCAGCCCAAACGTGGCCACAAAAAGGCAATGAAGACCACGGTGGCACCGGTGAAAGACCATAGAGAAACTg ATGCAGCTTCCCCTTCCaaatccagcagcagcagctctggCCAAACGAGGGCGCAAGAAGAACAGCCGAAACGGAGGCTGCTTCAGCAATTTTCTGGACGTAGCGGCCCCGGAATTCGTCATGAAGATCAAGGTGAACGCCGGGACGGAAAAGCAGATCGGCGTGACGGTTGGAGATCGCTGAGGTTATCGACGAGATGA
- the LOC120414739 gene encoding uncharacterized protein LOC120414739 isoform X2, with protein MVRILGFEVVAKELVKEQLELEMQLPLPNPAAAALAKRGRKKNSRNGGCFSNFLDVAAPEFVMKIKVNAGTEKQIGVTVGDR; from the exons ATGGTACGGATACTGGGTTTTGAGGTCGTTGCCAAGGAGTTGGTAAAGGAGCAGCTGGAACTTGAA ATGCAGCTTCCCCTTCCaaatccagcagcagcagctctggCCAAACGAGGGCGCAAGAAGAACAGCCGAAACGGAGGCTGCTTCAGCAATTTTCTGGACGTAGCGGCCCCGGAATTCGTCATGAAGATCAAGGTGAACGCCGGGACGGAAAAGCAGATCGGCGTGACGGTTGGAGATCGCTGA